DNA from Sulfitobacter albidus:
GAGAGGAGGTCGTGGCCTGCGTGGTCGGCGACGCGGATGAGGCGGCCCTGCGCGCGCATTGCGCCACCCAGATCGCGCGGTTCAAGATCCCCAAGGCATTTGTCTTTTTGCCCGAGCTGCCCAAGAATAACTATGGCAAGGTGCTGAAAACCGCGCTGCGCAGTGCGAACGCCCCGCCCGATTAGACGGGCGGGGACGGCGCATTATCCGACGGCAAAGACGTCATCGATGTTGAACATGAAGCTGTCCAGCTCGCTGATTTCGACCCCTTGCAAGGTGATGCGGCTGGTGCCGGTGTTGAGGCTGGCAAAGCCCAGGTCGTTGAACAGGCCGCCGAGATCGATGGTGGTCGATTCGTTGATTTCGGTCGCGTGGGCCAGAATGTCGGCGAACGTCGCGGCATCTGCCACCTGCTGCACGATTTCGATCCGGTCGCCCAGACCAAAATCGGTGATCGTGTCGCGCCCGCTGCGCAGACCAAAGACGAAGGTATCCGCGCCCGATCCGCCCTCCAGCCTGTCGTTGCCGCGCCCGCCGTCGATCAGGTCTGCCCCGCCGGCGCCCCAGATCTGGTCGTTGCCGGTGCCGCCGTCGATGGTGTCATCGCCGGCGCCCGCGCCGATCCGGTCATTGCGTGCACCGCCCCAGATCAGGTCATTGCCCGTGCCACCGCCGATCTTGTCGTTGCCGCCGCCGCCGTTGATCCGGTCGTCCCCGTCGTTGCCAAAGAGCTGGTCGGCGTCGTTGCCGCCCGTCATGGTATCGTTGCCCGTGCCGCCGCGCACCGATGCCGCGATGCCTTTGCCGGTAATCCCGCCGAAACTCGCCGAGTAGGTGTCGGCCCCGTCGCCCAGAAATACATCGCGCAGGGTTCCGGAATTCAGCACCGTGTCGTTGCCGGCGCCGGTGAACAGGCCACCGTTGATCAACCCCGCGCTCTGCACCCCGTCAGAGCCCGGGATCGATTGGTTCAAGACCAGATCATTGCCGCCGCCCAGATCGACCCTGCCGGTCATCGTGCCGGTGTTCGACAGCGTATCCCAGCCATTGCCAAATCGGACCTCGCCAAAGATTTCGCCGTCGTTGATGACAAACCGCGCGCCGTTGCCCTGCAGATCCAGCGCGTATTTGCTGCCCGGCGCCTTGCTGATCAGCGCGCCTTCGGTGCTGGTCAGGGTGATGTTGGCGTCGGTCAGGGCCGTGATCGGCCCCGCGACGGTGCCCTCGTTGGTGATCAGCCCGCCAAAGACGTCGAAATCATAGGCGCCGACGGTCTCGCCGATGGCGACGGCGCCTTCGTGCTGGTTCGTTGTGGAGTTGAAGAAAAATGGCATTTTTGCGGTCCCTTTGAAACTTGCGCCACAGTACTGCCCCAATTCAACCGACGCCTAGCAAATTCGATTTCGGTTTCCACAGCGGAGACAGTGCCGGGGCAGGGGACACACTGGGACGTCACAGACGCAAAAAAGCCCCGCCGGGCCGGGCGGGGCTTTGGGATTCAGTGGCGGGAAGGCGCGAATCAGATCGCGAGGTATTCGGCCCGCAGCGCTTCGTTCTCAAGCACGTCCTGCGCCGAGCCGTCGTAGACCACACCGCCCGTGTCGAGGATCACGGCGCGGTCCGCCAGCTTGAGCGCGCGCACGGCGTTCTGCTCGACCAGAATGGTCGTGATGCCCTGCGCCTTGATGATCTCAAGCGTCTTTTCGATCTCATCTACGATCACGGGGGCGAGCCCTTCGTAAGGCTCATCCAGCAGCAGCACCTTGATGTCGCGGCACAGCGCGCGGGCGATGGCCAGCATCTGCTGCTCGCCGCCCGACAGCGTCGTGCCTTCCTGTTTCTTGCGCTCCCCCAGACGGGGGAACAATTCGTACACCCGCTCCAGCGACCAGCCAATGGGCGGGGCGATTTGCGCAAGCTTGAGGTTCTCCTCGACCGTCAGGCCCGCGATGATGCGCCGATCTTCGGGCACCAGTGCCAGACCCGCGGCGGCGGCCTCGTGGCTTTTCATCTTGTGCAAGGGCTGATGATCCAGCCAGACCTCGCCCTTTTTCAACTCCGGGCTGCCGATCTGCGCGATTGTGCGCAGGGTCGACGTCTTGCCCGCGCCGTTGCGGCCCAGAAGGGCCAGGATCTCGCCCTCGTGCACGTTAAAGCTGACGCCCTGCACGATATAGCTTTCGCCGTAGTAGGCGTGGATGTCCCACACCGACAGAAAGGCGGGGGCGGAGGAGGCGTGATTGGCGCTCGATGGTTTGGTGGCAGTGCTCATGGGTCTCTCCTCACGCGGCCTGTGTTTCGCCCAGATAGGCTTCCTTGACCTTGGGGTGGCCCTTGATGTTGTCGGGTGTATCCTCGACCAGCGGGGTGCCCTGCGCCAGCACGGTGATCCGCTGGGCGAGGGAGAACACGACGTGCATGTCGTGCTCGATGATGGCGATGGTGATGTCACGCTCGTCGCTGATCTGTTTGAGCAGGTCGATGGTGTTGTTGGTGTCCGCGCGCGCCATGCCGGCGGTCGGCTCATCCAGCAGCAGAAGGCGGGGCTGCTGGCTCAGGCACATCCCGATTTCGAGCCGCCGCTTGTCGCCGCGTGACAGGGATGAGGCGATCATGTGCCGCTTGTCGGCCATGTTCATCTCTTCCAGCATATGCTCGGCCTGCTCGTGGATGTCGCGCTGGCCCGTTACGCTGCCGATGGCGTTCATGGCGAATGCGCCGTCGCGTTTAGCAAAGCAGGGGATCATCATGTTTTCCATCACCGACAGATCGCCAAAGATCTCGGGTGTCTGGAATACGCGGGAGATGCCCATCTGGTTGATCTCATAGGGTTTGCGCCCCAGCACCGATTGCCCGTCGAACATGACCGATCCGGTATCCGGGATCAGCTTGCCCACCAGACAATTGAGCAGGGTGGATTTGCCCGCCCCGTTTGGGCCGATGATGGCGTGCACCGATCCTTCGGCCACGCTCAGGTTCACATTCCCCAGCGCTTGAAGGCCACCGAAGCGTTTACCGACGTTTTTGACTTCAAGAATGCTCATGTCGTCTCTCCTTATTCCGCCGGGGGCGTGCTGCGTTGCTCGGCGGCGTCGGCTTCGACGCTGCCTGCGTTCTTGTCACGGCGGCGGAAGACGCGGCCGATGCGCTGGCCACCTTCAACAAGGCCACCGGGCAGGAAGATCACCACCAGCATGAACAACAGGCCCAGCGTCAGGTGCCAGCCCTTGCCCACGAAGGGGTAGACCAGCGTGATCAGCAGATCCTCGATCCCGTCGGGCAGGAAGGCGAACCATTGTTCAAGAATGCCCTTGTTGATCTTGGAGACGATGTTTTCCATGTACTTGATGAAGCCCGCGCCCAGAACCGGCCCGATCAGCGTGCCAGCCCCGCCGAGGATGGTCATCAGCACGACCTCGCCAGAGGCGGTCCAGAACATCCGCTCCGCACCCACCTGCGTGTCCATCGCGACCAGCAGACCACCGGCAAGCCCGGCGTACATGCCCGAGATCACAAAAGCCGCCAGCGTGTAGGGACGGGTATTCAGACCGGTGTAGTTCATGCGCTGCTGGTTCGATTTCACCGCCCGCAGCATCATGCCGAAAGGCGAGCGGAAGATGCGGATCGACAGGTAGAAGGCAAGGATCATCACCACCGCCGCGATGTAGTAGCCCGCGTTGAAGGTAAAGATCCATCCGCCCATGGACAGCTCGAAACTCTGGTGCATCTCAAGGCCAAAGAGGTTGGCGCGCGCGGTCTCGCCCTCGGCCAGCGCCCCGTCAAGGATGCGCGGATCGGAGGGGGTGGGCTGAAGGCCCGTTTCACCGCCGGTGATCGGCGTCAGCACCGAATAGGCCAGCGCGTAGGACATTTGTGCGAAGGCCAGTGTCAGGATCGAAAAGTAGATCCCCGAGCGGCGCAGCGAAATCCAGCCCACCAGAAGGGAGAACAGACCCGCGATGATGACCGAAATGATGATCGCCGGGATGACGTTCATCGTCAGCAGCTTCATCATCCAGATCGCGGCGTAGGATCCCACACCCAGAAAGGCCGCGTGACCAAAGCTGAGATAGCCGGTGAGGCCGAACAGGATGTTGAAACCGATGGCAAAGATGCCAAAGATCACCAGCCGCTGCATCAGATCCGGGTAGCCCGCGTTGAATTGCGCCATGCCGGACCCTTCGGGGAAGGGGTTGAGGATGAAGGGTGCCGCGAGGCACAGGATGGCGACGATGACCAGAAGGCCCGCGTCTCGTGAGTTCAGT
Protein-coding regions in this window:
- a CDS encoding calcium-binding protein is translated as MPFFFNSTTNQHEGAVAIGETVGAYDFDVFGGLITNEGTVAGPITALTDANITLTSTEGALISKAPGSKYALDLQGNGARFVINDGEIFGEVRFGNGWDTLSNTGTMTGRVDLGGGNDLVLNQSIPGSDGVQSAGLINGGLFTGAGNDTVLNSGTLRDVFLGDGADTYSASFGGITGKGIAASVRGGTGNDTMTGGNDADQLFGNDGDDRINGGGGNDKIGGGTGNDLIWGGARNDRIGAGAGDDTIDGGTGNDQIWGAGGADLIDGGRGNDRLEGGSGADTFVFGLRSGRDTITDFGLGDRIEIVQQVADAATFADILAHATEINESTTIDLGGLFNDLGFASLNTGTSRITLQGVEISELDSFMFNIDDVFAVG
- a CDS encoding ABC transporter ATP-binding protein — protein: MSTATKPSSANHASSAPAFLSVWDIHAYYGESYIVQGVSFNVHEGEILALLGRNGAGKTSTLRTIAQIGSPELKKGEVWLDHQPLHKMKSHEAAAAGLALVPEDRRIIAGLTVEENLKLAQIAPPIGWSLERVYELFPRLGERKKQEGTTLSGGEQQMLAIARALCRDIKVLLLDEPYEGLAPVIVDEIEKTLEIIKAQGITTILVEQNAVRALKLADRAVILDTGGVVYDGSAQDVLENEALRAEYLAI
- a CDS encoding ABC transporter ATP-binding protein, translated to MSILEVKNVGKRFGGLQALGNVNLSVAEGSVHAIIGPNGAGKSTLLNCLVGKLIPDTGSVMFDGQSVLGRKPYEINQMGISRVFQTPEIFGDLSVMENMMIPCFAKRDGAFAMNAIGSVTGQRDIHEQAEHMLEEMNMADKRHMIASSLSRGDKRRLEIGMCLSQQPRLLLLDEPTAGMARADTNNTIDLLKQISDERDITIAIIEHDMHVVFSLAQRITVLAQGTPLVEDTPDNIKGHPKVKEAYLGETQAA
- a CDS encoding branched-chain amino acid ABC transporter permease, encoding MFGLNSRDAGLLVIVAILCLAAPFILNPFPEGSGMAQFNAGYPDLMQRLVIFGIFAIGFNILFGLTGYLSFGHAAFLGVGSYAAIWMMKLLTMNVIPAIIISVIIAGLFSLLVGWISLRRSGIYFSILTLAFAQMSYALAYSVLTPITGGETGLQPTPSDPRILDGALAEGETARANLFGLEMHQSFELSMGGWIFTFNAGYYIAAVVMILAFYLSIRIFRSPFGMMLRAVKSNQQRMNYTGLNTRPYTLAAFVISGMYAGLAGGLLVAMDTQVGAERMFWTASGEVVLMTILGGAGTLIGPVLGAGFIKYMENIVSKINKGILEQWFAFLPDGIEDLLITLVYPFVGKGWHLTLGLLFMLVVIFLPGGLVEGGQRIGRVFRRRDKNAGSVEADAAEQRSTPPAE